In Paludibaculum fermentans, the genomic stretch CGGGAGGCCTTCTCATACTTCGCGTCGCCGGTGATGTGTGAGGCGACCTTGAGATAGGCGAGGATGCTGAGCGAGTTCATGCCGCGCTCCTGCCACCAGTCGCGGTTGTTGTTGATCTCCTCGGGGTTGAAGATGGACCAGCGGGTGGGCTTGCCGTCGTGGTCGACGAGTTGGAAGTTGTGCTGCACCAGATGATCGGTCAAGGCGGCGACATGGTCGCGAACGCGCTGCTTCTCAGCGTCGGTTTTGGCCACCAGGTCGTAGTAGAGGGCGTAGAAGAAGTAGTGGCCGTCGAGCTCATCGGAGCTGGTGTCGGTTTTCCAGTACCACTGGCCGTCGGCGCTTTTGGGCCAGCGCGGGGTGATCACCTTCCAGCGCTTGTCGCGGGTCTGCTGGTTCCGCAGGTCGTGTTCGGGTGAATCGTGCAGGTTCGGATCTGGGCCGCTGACGGGCAGGATGGAGCGCGCCACGAAGCCCCTGGGGGCCGGATGGTCGCCGCCCTGGGTGACTGTGCCGAGGAAGCGCAGGGCCTCGAAAGCGGCCTTGGCGCGGCGGGCGGCGTCGGGACTACCCGTGGCTCCAAAGGCAAAGCATTCGCCCGCGCCGTACATGGAGGTCCACAGGCCATCGTTGTCGCTATCGGTCTGGGTCCATGCGCTGAGGTCGCCGGGCTGTTTCAGGACGACAGGATGGACATAGCCGTAGGGCGTGCGGCGGTGGCGCTTGTCGATCTCTGATTCGAAGATGCGCGCCTTCTCGGCGAGGGTCATGGGCTTGCGCTCGATGACGGTGAGACCCTTGGGGGTGGCGATCCAGGCGTCTCCGTTGGTGTTCACCGCGATGGCGCGGACGTCGTCGTTGGGCAGCCAGCGCAGGCCCTGGCGGTACTCCCACACCTGGCCGTCGAAGCGGATGGCGCCCTTGTGCGTGCCGAACCAGACCACGCCATTCTCACCGGCGGCGACGGTGGTGAAGTCGTCGTAGGGCAAGCCCTCGCGGCCGGTATAGAGGGTCCAGGTGGTGCCGTCCAGGACTCCGGCGCCTTGCGGGCCGGCGAACCACAGGCGGTCTTTCGAATCGAAGGCAACGCCGCGGACATCGACGGGCGCCCAGCTCTGGGTAGCGGTTCTCGGGAAGAGGCGCTGCCAGGGGCCGGCGCTGGTCTTGAGGTAGAGGCCATCGGCGCGGGCCTCGGCGACGCGTCCATCCTTAGCTCGGGCGGTATTCGGAGAAGCAGGCGCCTTCTGTTGGGAGGCGGCCCATTTGCCGTTACTGAGGGTCACCGCGCCGGCGCTGGTGAAGACCGAGACGGCTCCGGCGGCATCGACGCGCACCGAGAGTACGTCATCGGCGGGCAGGCCTTGCGCCTTGCCGTAGAAGGTTCGGGTCTCGGCGGCGAACTTGCCGACGGTCAACGGCTCGGCCGCCGCGCTGAGCGCGAGGATGCACAGGAACAGTGATCTCATTCAATCCCTTTCGTTCACGGCGCTACCGCGAACTCAAACACGTTTTCGGAGATGACCTTGCCGGCGGAATCGACGATCTCCGCCTTCAATTCGTAGGGGCCCGGTTTGGCGGGGGCGGTGAACTCCGCCGCACCGAGGCGGATGACAGAGTCGGCGGCGAGGGACACGGGATACTCTCCGGTTTTCCCTGCAAAGCGCCAGCGCAGCTTCGCGCCGGGCACGGCGGTCCAGCGGTCGTTCACGGCCCACAGGCCGCAACGGACGGTTTCGCCGGGCTTCCACTGGTCGCGATCGTATTCGAAGAGCGCGGCGACGGGTTCGAAGCTGCGGCGGACGGTGTCGTAGACCTTGGTGGGGACGCGGTTGAAGTCGATGGCGGCCATGGTGACGGAGGGCCAGATGTCGATGGCGTGGAAGTGGAGGACGCCGCCCGCGCCTTCGTTCTTGCGGCGGCGCATGCGCTCCAGCGCGATCTGGAAGAGGCGCGCGACGTAGGCCTGCGTCTGGGGGATGTACTCTTTCAGCGAGAGGGCTCCGGGATCGCCCCAGGCTTTCATGGCCTGCGGGATCTGCAGGCGGCGCCAGATCCACTCGTCCTCGTGATCCTTGATGGGCCACTGGTTGGGCATGAACTGGATGAGCGTCTCATAGTTCGGCAGGCTGGTGGCGCCGAGCTCGGAGACGAACTGCTCCTGCATCTGTGTGTACTCCCAGAGCGTGCCGTTGTACCAGCCGTGATAGACATGCGAGTCGCCAAAGCGGCCGGTGGAGCGGATGACGGCGCGGCGTTGGGGGTCGAGAGTGGAAGGGCGCGGGTAGAGGTGCTTGGTGATCTCGCGGTAGTTCTCGAAGTCCTCTTCATCGCTGGTGGCCCACAGGGCGATGCTGGGGTGGTTGCGCGCGTAGCGGACGTGGTTGTCGTAGAGCATGGCGGCGCGCTGCGCGAAGCCGCGGTCGTGCGGATACCAGGCTTCCAGGAAGTCCTGCCAGATGAGCAGGCCGTATTCGTCCGCCAGGTCGTAGAACTCGCGGTTGCTGAAGTGGCAGTGCAGCCGGATCATGTTGATGTTCATGCCGGCCATCAGCTTGACGTCGCGCTCGTACTTCGCGCGGTCCATCTCGGACATGTACAGGTGGTAGTAGTAATTCGTGCCGCGGATGAACAGCCGCTTGCCGTTCAGGTAGAAGTCCCAGCCGATCTTCTCGATCTCGCGGATGCCCACGGCCAGGCTCTGGCCATCGACGGCACGGCCGCTGGCATCGAGCAGGCGGACGTCGAGGGTGTAGAGATTCGGCTTGCCGTGATCGCGGGTCCACCAGAGCTGCGGCTGGGCGACGGGGATGGTCAAGGTCTGCTTCGTGCGGGCCGCGGCTTTCACCTGAATGCGTCCGGCGCCGGGGAAATTGCGCGGCGACAAGGTCAGTTCCCAGGTGTAACCGCGATCGACGGCCGCGGCCTCCAACTGGACGCTCACCTCGGCCGCCGCGCCCTTCAGACGGGTATCCACGGCGACGTCGCGGATCTGGGCCTCGGTCGAGGCCGCCAGGCGGACGCTACGCGTGATGCCCAGGGCCGTGATGTCGTCGGGCTTCTGGTCGACGGCTCCGTACGCGCCCTTGATCGTGTAGGGACGGTGCTTCCAGTAGTAGTCGACCGGCGTCCAGACGCGGACCAGGATTTCGTTCTGCCCGGGGCGCGCCTGCTCCGTCACATCGAACTCATAGGGATCGATGTAGCCTTCGTGACGGCCAATGTAGGCGCCGTTCAGGTAGGTGTCGGCGTAGTAGTCGGTGGCCTCGAACTGGAGCCGCAGGCGTTTGCCCTGGAAGCGCTCAGGTACGGTGAAGGTGCGTTTGTACCACCACTCCTTGTAGCTGACCCATTCGGCGTCGCGGCTGTAGATCTTCGACGGGTCGAGCCACTGGACGTGGACGGAACCGGGCACCTGAACGGTCTTCCAGCCGGAGGCAGGCGGACCCTCGCCCTTCTCGACGAACGCGAGTTGCCAGGCTCCGTCCAGGGGGAGGGCGTCCTGCTGGAATGCAGTAGTGGGGCCGGCGCCGACGGTCGCGGCGGCCAGGCGCTCGGCCGGCTCCTGGATGGCGACGGCGGTGGAGGTGGCCGGGCTCACGTGCACCAGCAGGGGCTGGCGCAGCATGCGGTTCTCCTGGCGGGCCGCGACGGCGGTCATGGAGCCCTGCCACTCCGGGAACGTCACCGCGATTTCCGTGGCGCCTTCTGGCTTGCGGGCCTCGAAGCGGCGGGTGCCGGCTCCGGTCCAGCGGAGGGTGGAATCGAGCGCGACGATGCCCAGGGCTCCATAGTTCTCGGCGCCCTGGTAGTAGACCATGTGGCCGCCCGGCAGAGTGGGCCAGTTGCGCGGACCGACGTCGCGCGGCAGGGGCTCCTCCTCACCGGGTCCGCCGGGAAACTCGTACTCGGAGCCGTCCTTGCAGCGGTCGAAGGGGACGTACGGGGTGGCCGAGATGGCGGCGAACCGGAAGCCGCGCGCGGCTTTCCAGCGGAACCAGGCGTTGCCGGAGGTCCAGGTGATCTCCCAGGCTTCGTTGGCGCGGGTCAGCTTGAGGCGGCCGCGCAGGGGACCGGCTTCCAGGAGTTCCACAGAGGTGAAACTGCCCTGCCCGCCCAGTGTGGTCCAGCCGGTGTTCTGGCCTCCGACTCCGGTGACGGGGGCCGGGGAGAAACGCTCGGCTTCGGGGGTGGTTTCGTGGACGTCGCCTTTCAGGGCTTCGCCGCCTTCCGGCGTGGTTTCGACCAGGTTCAGGGACTTCTGCGGACCGGCTCGCAGCGTATAGGCTTCCACGATGGCCGCCGCCTTGAGGTCGATGACGGCACGGAAGAAGGCGTTGCCGAACTCGACGCGGTTCAGGCCCAGGCGGCGCAGGAGGATGGGATTCACGAAGGGCGTGGAGGGCTTCGCGTCGCAGCACGACACGCTGTAGACCGGAAGTTCTCCCGGGATCAACGAAGCAGGAAAGAGCAGTTGCCCGGCGCTGACCTGCCAGGGGAGCTCCTTGCCCTCGGCATTCGTGACGGTGAAGCCCGCGGTGTGCCCGCCGAGCTTGGCCAGAGGAACGGCCACCGCTTCATTGGTCCGGCGGTAGAGCCCGGTAGGCTCCTCTACACGGACGGTCCACACCTGCGCGGCCTGCGAGACAGCGGCCAGCAGCAGCAACGAACTAGACAACCGCATGGCGATTACTCCCCGGCGAACAGCTTCTGATAGCGGCCAAACCAGTAAGGCAGCAGGAACGCGGCGCCGTCGTCCTCGCCGTGACCCGCGCTATTGGAATCGATGATGAACGGATTCGCGTTCCACTTCATCACAGGACGTTCATCCGGCGGCAGCAAGGTGGCGGCTTCGGGCTTCTGGAAACGGTCTTTGGTGCCGCTCATGACGACGTCGGCGCGATGCGAGTTCTTTACTGACCAGGTGATGAGGTCGATGGGCTGGCGGTAGAGCGTGCGCACGGCGCCGTGCAGATCCACTGTCCCCTGGGGGCGGCCCATCAGGTAGATGAGGGTCCACAGGGGATTGTCCTCGCGCTGGATGTTGGCCCACCACTGGTCGAGCGCCGGCCGGTAGTACTTGTCGAGGAGCGCCGCGTCCTTCTCATAGAGGAACAGGCAGTAGAACGGCAGCATCGCCAGCTCCTCGTCGGAGTAATTGATCTCCTCGTGGAGTTCGCGGTAACGGGCCGTCTGCTCGGCGTACTTCAGGTCGATGGCCGCCTTGCGGTATTCGCGCTCGTACTTCGCGTCGCCGGTGATGTGGGCGGCGGTCTTGAGGAAGCTCAGCAGTTCCAGGCTGTTCAGGGCCGAGTCGCCGGGCGCTTCGTCGAAGTACTGGCGGGACCACTTGCCCCAGCGCGTCGGCTTGCCGTCGAGGTCGATCAGGTAGTAGCCGTTGGCCAGGATGTGATCCATGATGCGGCGGGTGGTGGCCGCGATGCGCTTCTTCAGGGCCGGATCGGGCAGCAGGTCGTAGGCGATGGCGTAGGCGTACATGTGGCCGACGATCTCGTCGGAGCTGGTGTCGCCCTTCCAGTAATACTTGCCGTCGTCCGTCCAGTGCCATTCCCCGTCGGTGGGCATGGGTTCACCCTTCTCGATGTACGAGCGGGCCGGGAAGCCGCGCGAGCCCGCCACCTGTTCCAGGAACAGCATGGCTTCGATGGCCTTCTTTGCGCGCGCCTGGGCTTCGGCCGAGCCGGTGACCGCGAAACGGTAGCACTCGGCCGCGGCGTAGATGCCGGTCCACAGGCCGTCGTTGTCGTCGTCGCGGGTGCGGCTGCTCTTGAGGTCGCCGGGCACCGTCAGGCGGGAGGGCGAGACCATGCCGTGACGGTCGTGGCGCTGGCGGATGCGTTCTTCAAAGAGAGCGGCCTTCTGCAGCAGCGTCATGCGGCGGAGTTCGATGTGGGCGATACCGGCCGGGGTGCGGACCCAGACGCCGCCCTGGGTGTCGGGGACGACGCGCTCGACTGTATCGGAGGGCAGATAGCGCTGGCCGGCAAAGTACTGGTAGCGGTCGCGCGGGCCGGCGGCTGCGTCCCAGCGGACGAGGCCTTGCGGCGTGCCGTACCAGACGGCTCCGTCGGTGGCGGTGGCGAGGTCCGTCACGCCCTCGAGGGGCGCTTTCAGGGCCGGGGTCTTCAAGGCAGCGGGCGCTTCGGCGGCGCCGACGGCATGGAAGGTCCGGAACTTCTGCGGGGTAGGCGTCAGCTTGACGGGTTCAGCTCCCCAGGCCAAGGCCGCGCTCAACGCAATCAACAAAAACCGCATGCAACCCTCCCGAATGGGGACGAAACTGGTGGACAAATTCCAGGCTGGAGAGACACTCAAGAGAGGCGGACCCAAGCCTGGACCATAGCTGGATTTTTCTCTCCAGGAGACCGGCTCCACCCATTGCTACACAGCTCAATATATCGTAAGCTTATTGAAAAAGTGAAATAGTGATTCAACTTTTTTATAGAGCGTTCAATAATGCTCCTGCCCGCAGAAGGAAGTCCACATGAGCCAACTCGCCATCCTTGGCGGCGACCCGGTCCGCCGCAAACCCTTCGCTCCCTGGCCCCAATACCAGCCTTCCGACATCGCGCGCATTGTCCGCACGGTGGAGAGCCGCCATTGGGGTGGATATCCCCTGCCCACGGCTCTGGCTTCCGGCTTCTGCAAGGACTTCGCGGCCATGCACGGCGCCGAGTACGCGCTGCCTGTCGCGAACGGCACGGTTTCCTTGTCCATCGCGCTGCAGGCGGCGGGTGTTGGCTTCGGCGATGAAGTGATCGTGCCCGCCTACACCTGGGACGGCACGGCGACGGCGGTTCTGGCCATGGGCGCGGTGCCCGTGTTCGCCGACATCGACCCTGATACCTACTGTCTGTGCGTGGAGTCGGTGCGGCAGGCGATCACGCCGCGCACGAAGGCGATCATCCCGGTCCATCTGGCCATGCGGTTCACCGAGATGGGTGACCTGATGACGCTGGCGCACTTCCACAATCTGAAGGTGATTGAGGACGCGGCCCACGCGCATGGCGGCGCTTACCACGGAAAGGGCGCCGGCTCCATCGGCGACATGGGTTCGTTCAGCCTGCAGGAGAGCAAACTGATGACCGCCGGCGAAGGCGGGATGCTCACCACGAACAGCCTGGAGTACTACGAGGCGATGCAGACCGTGGTCAATTGTGGCCGCGCCAGCCTCACGGATAAGTTTGGCCAGCGCCTGCTGGGGTTGAACTACCGCATGACGGACCTGCAGATCGCGCTGCTGATCGGGCAGTTGGAGACGCTGCCGGCGTTGCGGGCCTTGCGCGCCGAACGCGCGCATTTGCTGGGGTCGCTGCTGCAGGGTGTGCCTGGGATTCGGGTGCT encodes the following:
- a CDS encoding DegT/DnrJ/EryC1/StrS family aminotransferase, with the protein product MSQLAILGGDPVRRKPFAPWPQYQPSDIARIVRTVESRHWGGYPLPTALASGFCKDFAAMHGAEYALPVANGTVSLSIALQAAGVGFGDEVIVPAYTWDGTATAVLAMGAVPVFADIDPDTYCLCVESVRQAITPRTKAIIPVHLAMRFTEMGDLMTLAHFHNLKVIEDAAHAHGGAYHGKGAGSIGDMGSFSLQESKLMTAGEGGMLTTNSLEYYEAMQTVVNCGRASLTDKFGQRLLGLNYRMTDLQIALLIGQLETLPALRALRAERAHLLGSLLQGVPGIRVLPEQPGITAPTNYCYVLQYRPEPGQPAPHRDLFVAALEKEGIPCDGRFYEAVYKSDLFYATPKKCPQLAYERETPVDYSQDHCPVSERAAYDESIWLFQFCLIGEEEDVRDVARAIEKVASNLETLSKQDPALAGVKAMGRAQRARFERQKNY
- a CDS encoding glycoside hydrolase family 2 protein, producing the protein MRLSSSLLLLAAVSQAAQVWTVRVEEPTGLYRRTNEAVAVPLAKLGGHTAGFTVTNAEGKELPWQVSAGQLLFPASLIPGELPVYSVSCCDAKPSTPFVNPILLRRLGLNRVEFGNAFFRAVIDLKAAAIVEAYTLRAGPQKSLNLVETTPEGGEALKGDVHETTPEAERFSPAPVTGVGGQNTGWTTLGGQGSFTSVELLEAGPLRGRLKLTRANEAWEITWTSGNAWFRWKAARGFRFAAISATPYVPFDRCKDGSEYEFPGGPGEEEPLPRDVGPRNWPTLPGGHMVYYQGAENYGALGIVALDSTLRWTGAGTRRFEARKPEGATEIAVTFPEWQGSMTAVAARQENRMLRQPLLVHVSPATSTAVAIQEPAERLAAATVGAGPTTAFQQDALPLDGAWQLAFVEKGEGPPASGWKTVQVPGSVHVQWLDPSKIYSRDAEWVSYKEWWYKRTFTVPERFQGKRLRLQFEATDYYADTYLNGAYIGRHEGYIDPYEFDVTEQARPGQNEILVRVWTPVDYYWKHRPYTIKGAYGAVDQKPDDITALGITRSVRLAASTEAQIRDVAVDTRLKGAAAEVSVQLEAAAVDRGYTWELTLSPRNFPGAGRIQVKAAARTKQTLTIPVAQPQLWWTRDHGKPNLYTLDVRLLDASGRAVDGQSLAVGIREIEKIGWDFYLNGKRLFIRGTNYYYHLYMSEMDRAKYERDVKLMAGMNINMIRLHCHFSNREFYDLADEYGLLIWQDFLEAWYPHDRGFAQRAAMLYDNHVRYARNHPSIALWATSDEEDFENYREITKHLYPRPSTLDPQRRAVIRSTGRFGDSHVYHGWYNGTLWEYTQMQEQFVSELGATSLPNYETLIQFMPNQWPIKDHEDEWIWRRLQIPQAMKAWGDPGALSLKEYIPQTQAYVARLFQIALERMRRRKNEGAGGVLHFHAIDIWPSVTMAAIDFNRVPTKVYDTVRRSFEPVAALFEYDRDQWKPGETVRCGLWAVNDRWTAVPGAKLRWRFAGKTGEYPVSLAADSVIRLGAAEFTAPAKPGPYELKAEIVDSAGKVISENVFEFAVAP